One genomic segment of Rhinolophus sinicus isolate RSC01 linkage group LG11, ASM3656204v1, whole genome shotgun sequence includes these proteins:
- the NLRP4 gene encoding NACHT, LRR and PYD domains-containing protein 4: protein MASSFFSDFGLMWYLEELKKGEFKKFKELLRQEPLQLGLTQIPWADVKKATREDLANLLMKHYDEQGAWNVTFNIFHKINRKDLCEKAKKEITGYTKTYRAHVKEKFSKIWFRESVARIYNYFEKELTQKERSYLEFLFVPKKIGRRTVVLRGIQGIGKTTTLVKLMLAWAEGTLYREQFSYVFYFCCRELKQLTTTSLAALICRGWSDSLTPIAEITSQPDRLLFIIDGFEELNYALNEPESDLCSDWMEQQPVQVVLSSLLRKKMLPESSLLIAAVPMYPRAIEQRLEHPEIKTLAGFSESEKKMYFCCIFQDTRKAIEAFGFMRENEQLFCMCQIPILCWVVSTCLKQEMEKGRDLALICQRTTSLYTSFILNLFTPKGASGPDEQSQGQLKGLCSLAVEGMWTDTFVFSEEDLRRNGLVASDIPILLDVQALQKCRETENSFTFIHVSIQEFCAAMFYFIKSHTNHPNPAVGCTEELLFTYLKKVKVHWIYLGCFMFGLLNEKEQKKLEAFRGSHLCREEIQQKFQQHIQSIGESEHLWGQIYFLALFYCLFEMQNEAFVCWAVDFFQDVNFSVTNKSDLLVSAYCLKLCSGLRKLWFSVQNDFKEENADTSMSSYHLICWHHVCSVLTTNENLTDLQVSDSSLHRSAFVTLCSQLKHPRCHLQKLQIKNVSFSGGSWLFFEVLTHSPDLKHLDLSGTRLSLNDVVLLCNALNNPTCNIEKLLLANCGLSADDCEGFTWVLHSSTKLKLLNVSYNYLDKGLPLLCEALCHPACALEVLVLGCCYISEHFWGNLYEVLLCNKSLIHLDLSANVLKYEDIKLLCEALKQPSCHLKSLCVTNCVITADGCRDLASVLTENPNLRSLQVGYNDIEDVGVKLLCEALTHPDCRLEDLGLDACKLTSACCKDLASALTSSKTLRRLNLTGNSLDHGGVLVLCEALRHPECRLQVLWLEKAVFDEETQRLLMAEKERNPSLTITDN, encoded by the exons ATGGCatcatctttcttttctgattttggcCTGATGTGGTATCTGGAGGAGCTCAAAAAAGGCGAGTTCAAAAAATTTAAGGAACTCCTCAGGCAAGAGCCTTTGCAACTTGGACTCACGCAGATCCCCTGGGCTGATGTGAAGAAGGCGACACGGGAAGACCTAGCAAACTTATTGATGAAGCATTATGATGAACAAGGAGCCTGGAACGTGACCTTCAACATCTTTCACAAGATCAATCGGAAGGATCTCTGTGAGAAGGCCAAGAAAGAGATTACAG GATACACAAAGACGTATCGAGCTCATGTAAAGGAGAAATTCAGCAAGATTTGGTTCAGAGAATCTGTTGCCAGGATTTATAATTACTTTGAGAAGGAACTCACCCAGAAAGAACGCAGCTACTTGGAATTTCTTTTTGTTCCCAAGAAAATCGGGAGACGGACAGTAGTTCTCAGAGGAATTCAAGGGATTGGGAAGACCACGACCCTGGTCAAGTTGATGTTGGCCTGGGCAGAGGGCACGCTCTACCGGGAGCAGTTCTCATATGTTTTCTACTTTTGCTGCCGGGAATTGAAGCAGTTGACAACGACCAGCTTGGCTGCATTGATTTGTAGAGGCTGGTCTGACTCCCTCACCCCGATAGCAGAGATCACATCCCAACCAGACAGACTCTTGTTCATCATCGATGGCTTTGAAGAACTGAACTACGCCTTGAACGAACCCGAGTCAGATCTGTGCAGCGACTGGATGGAGCAGCAGCCAGTCCAGGTGGTCTTGAGTAGCTTGCTGAGGAAGAAAATGCTCCCCGAGTCCTCGCTGCTCATCGCAGCTGTGCCCATGTACCCACGGGCAATTGAGCAGAGGCTGGAGCACCCAGAAATCAAAACACTTGCAGGGTTTAGTGAGAGTGAAAAGAAGATGTACTTTTGCTGCATATTTCAAGACACGAGGAAAGCCATAGAAGCCTTTGGTTTCATGAGAGAGAACGAACAACTGTTTTGCATGTGCCAAATTCCCATCCTCTGCTGGGTCGTGTCTACCTGTCTGAAGCAGGAGATGGAAAAGGGGAGAGATCTGGCACTGATCTGCCAACGGACCACCTCTCTTTATACCTCTTTCATCTTGAACTTGTTCACACCCAAGGGGGCGAGTGGTCCAGATGAGCAAAGCCAAGGCCAACTGAAGGGCCTGTGTTCCCTGGCTGTGGAGGGCATGTGGACCGACACATTCGTATTTAGTGAAGAGGATCTCAGGAGAAATGGATTAGTTGCTTCTGACATCCCTATATTGCTGGATGTCCAGGCTCTTCAGAAGTGCAGGGAGACTGAGAACTCGTTCACCTTCATCCACGTGTCCATCCAGGAGTTCTGTGCTGCCATGTTCTACTTCATCAAGAGCCACACCAACCATCCCAATCCAGCTGTTGGATGTACCGAGGAACTGCTTTTTACCTatttaaagaaagtaaaggtCCATTGGATTTATTTGGGGTGTTTCATGTTTGgccttttaaatgaaaaggagcAAAAGAAGCTGGAAGCATTTCGGGGCTCCCACCTGTGCCGGGAGGAGATACAGCAGAAATTTCAGCAGCACATACAGAGCATAGGTGAGAGTGAACACCTTTGGGGACAGATTTATTTCTTGGCATTATTTTACTGTCTGTTCGAGATGCAGAATGAAGCCTTTGTATGCTGGGCAGTGGACTTCTTCCAAGACGTTAACTTTTCTGTCACCAACAAGTCGGACTTGTTGGTTTCTGCCTACTGTTTAAAACTCTGTTCTGGCCTGAGGAAACTTTGGTTTTCCGTCCAAAATGACTTTAAAGAGGAGAATGCAGACACCTCCAT GTCAAGTTACCATTTAATCTGTTGGCATCACGTCTGCTCTGTGCTCACTACAAATGAGAACCTCACAGACCTTCAAGTGAGTGACAGTAGCCTCCATCGGTCAGCCTTTGTGACTCTGTGTAGTCAGCTGAAGCATCCCAGATGTCACCTTCAAAAGCTTCA gataaaaaatgtttccttctctggTGGCAGTTGGCTTTTCTTCGAGGTGCTCACTCATAGCCCAGATTTGAAACATCTGGACCTCAGTGGCACAAGGCTGTCCCTTAACGACGTGGTGTTGCTCTGTAATGCCTTGAACAACCCGACATGCAACATAGAAAAGTTACT GCTGGCAAATTGTGGTCTCTCAGCTGATGATTGTGAAGGCTTCACCTGGGTCCTACACAGCAGCACGAAGTTGAAGCTTCTTAATGTCTCATACAACTACTTGGATAAAGGGCTGCCTCTGTTGTGTGAAGCCTTGTGTCACCCAGCCTGTGCTCTGGAGGTCTTGGT GTTAGGTTGCTGCTATATCAGTGAACATTTCTGGGGAAACCTCTATGAAGTGCTTCTGTGTAATAAGAGCTTAATCCATCTAGACCTCAGTGCAAATGTCCTGAAATATGAAGATATTAAACTTCTCTGTGAGGCCTTGAAACAGCCAAGCTGCCACTTAAAGTCACTATG CGTGACAAACTGCGTCATCACTGCCGATGGCTGTCGAGACCTCGCCTCCGTTCTCACTGAAAACCCAAACCTCAGAAGTCTGCAAGTTGGGTACAACGACATAGAAGACGTTGGCGTGAAGCTGTTGTGTGAAGCTCTAACACATCCCGACTGTCGCTTAGAGGATCTGGG GCTGGATGCATGCAAGTTAACTAGTGCCTGCTGCAAGGACCTCGCTTCAGCTCTCACCAGCAGTAAAACTCTGAGAAGACTCAACCTGACTGGAAACTCCTTGGACCACGGTGGGGTGCTGGTGTTGTGTGAGGCCCTGAGACACCCTGAGTGCAGGCTGCAGGTTCTCTG GCTGGAAAAAGCTGTCTTtgatgaggaaactcagagaCTTCTAATggctgagaaagagagaaatcccTCCTTGACGATCACAGATAACTAA